The Microcaecilia unicolor unplaced genomic scaffold, aMicUni1.1, whole genome shotgun sequence genome has a window encoding:
- the LOC115459526 gene encoding zinc finger protein OZF-like yields the protein MGKTSVKRQELQGQQKTCIKETYSTSSECGKGFSRKKELEQHEIIHKTRVYTSTEYGKSFPNRENITKYQKNNTNERLASYPDCDKSFNQEENLNQKCKILHRRDTSFQY from the coding sequence ATGGGAAAAACGTCTGTCAAAAGACAGGAACTACAAGGACAACAGAAAACGTGCATAAAAGAAACATATTCTACATCTTCTGAGTGTGGAAAAGGTTTTAGTAGGAAGAAAGAGCTAGAGCAACATGAAATTATTCATAAAACTAGAGTGTATACAAGTacagaatatgggaaaagctTTCCCAATAgagaaaatattacaaaataccagaaaaacaaCACTAATGAGAGACTAGCTTCATATCCTGATTGTGACAAAAGCTTCAATCAAGAAGAAAACCTTAATCAGAAATGCAAAATTCTACATAGGAGAGACACTAGTTTCCAGTACTGA
- the LOC115459527 gene encoding oocyte zinc finger protein XlCOF26-like: protein MKSFSHEDAFTDYNKVQNGEKSITSSTPEKVFCRKANFLKDQKNKRLYTCADGGTNACWKTNLTMHKRINTGVKPFNCTECNSFSQMPVLMTHQRIHIGVKPFKCSTCNKASVRRHTSDNTR from the coding sequence ATGAAAAGTTTCAGTCATGAAGATGCTTTCACAGATTATAATAAAGTGCAAAATGGTGAGAAATCGATCACTTCTAGTACACCTGAAAAAGTCTTTTGCAGGAAGGCAAACTTCTTGAAAGACCAGAAAAACAAGAGATTGTATACTTGTGCTGATGGTGGTACAAACGCTTGTTGGAAaacaaacctcacaatgcacaagAGAAtcaacacaggagtgaaaccatttaactgtactgagtgtaatagcTTTAGTCAGATGCCAGTCCTCAtgacacaccagagaatccacataggcgtgaagccatttaaatgttctacGTGTAataaagcttcagtcagaaggcataCCTCAGACAACACCAGATAA